Proteins encoded by one window of Natronincola ferrireducens:
- a CDS encoding APC family permease: MSDVTSTITSTKDLKRVLGRKELLSIAIGQTIGSGVFALTGVAIAMTGRSANLAMLIAAIFTLAMTVPMLLVSGTIRMRGGFYTQLGLLAHKGCSGFFIIIHILAWSALSMYAISFADYLLALIPGLNHTLVAFVVITAIYLVNMFGIQGAAKLQNAMTLIMSLAITAFAVYGVGQIQPGFFNPNEFMTGGISGLFAAGALLTWAIGGANVVIHLGAEAKNPTKDIPFAIIAGTLIVALFYAVMSTVASGVLPVAEVAGQPLTLVAQRVLPKPLYIFFVVGGAMFALTTTLNSCFGWVTKPILQASVDGWLPKGLSKLNKYKAPYIILTLLYVESLIPIFFRFNISTIGNMAVILNNLFFAIVCYSAINLPKVLPDLWQKSKYHVSHKALVFFSLLGAASSVAQIGLLVGVLTPAEFIGNVAVAVFAVLYAAFMLKSGKVNMEISYEEA, from the coding sequence ATGTCTGATGTTACTTCAACTATTACTTCAACGAAAGACCTAAAGAGGGTGTTGGGAAGAAAAGAGTTATTATCTATTGCTATTGGCCAAACCATAGGTTCTGGAGTTTTTGCATTGACAGGAGTGGCTATTGCAATGACAGGCAGATCCGCCAATCTGGCTATGCTTATTGCTGCTATTTTTACTCTGGCTATGACAGTCCCTATGTTACTGGTCAGTGGCACCATTAGAATGAGGGGGGGCTTTTATACCCAGTTGGGATTGTTAGCACATAAAGGCTGTTCTGGATTTTTTATAATTATTCATATTCTTGCTTGGTCTGCTTTATCCATGTATGCCATCAGCTTTGCTGATTATCTGTTGGCACTGATACCAGGCCTGAATCATACTTTGGTGGCTTTTGTGGTCATTACTGCCATTTATTTAGTAAACATGTTTGGGATACAGGGAGCAGCCAAACTTCAAAATGCTATGACACTCATTATGTCTCTAGCCATTACTGCCTTCGCAGTTTATGGTGTTGGACAGATACAGCCAGGATTTTTTAATCCTAATGAATTTATGACCGGAGGTATATCTGGACTCTTTGCTGCTGGAGCACTACTTACCTGGGCCATTGGGGGAGCGAATGTAGTCATTCATCTTGGAGCTGAAGCTAAAAATCCTACAAAAGACATTCCCTTTGCAATCATTGCTGGAACTTTAATTGTAGCTTTATTCTATGCTGTTATGTCTACAGTGGCTTCAGGAGTACTTCCAGTAGCAGAGGTAGCTGGTCAACCGTTAACACTGGTAGCTCAACGAGTACTCCCTAAACCTCTCTATATTTTCTTTGTGGTGGGGGGTGCCATGTTTGCATTAACAACTACCCTAAATTCCTGTTTTGGATGGGTTACAAAGCCTATCCTACAGGCAAGTGTAGATGGATGGCTACCAAAAGGTTTGAGCAAATTAAATAAGTATAAAGCGCCGTATATTATTTTAACCCTATTATATGTGGAAAGTCTCATACCTATTTTCTTTCGATTCAATATCTCCACCATCGGAAATATGGCTGTAATTTTAAACAATCTATTTTTTGCTATAGTATGTTACTCAGCCATAAATCTACCTAAAGTACTTCCAGATCTTTGGCAAAAATCAAAATATCATGTATCCCATAAGGCTTTGGTGTTTTTCAGTTTGTTAGGGGCAGCCTCCAGTGTAGCTCAGATAGGGCTACTTGTGGGAGTACTTACCCCGGCAGAATTTATTGGAAACGTAGCTGTGGCTGTCTTCGCAGTACTTTATGCAGCTTTTATGTTAAAATCTGGTAAGGTTAACATGGAAATCAGTTACGAAGAAGCTTAG